The DNA segment ACTCCTCCATTGCCTGAACTTTAACGCTTCGTGTACATTGAATCCATGCTACAACAAAGAGTGCTTCTTTAAAGACTCCTATTGCTCTTTTTATAGACAAACAATAGGCACTCAATACCTGCTCCACAGACCATAAGAAAAGTAAAATCAGTGCTTAAGAAGATTTTACCGTTTGTTTAAGATATTTccaatttaaaactttgaatattTTTAAAGCCAGAACAGTTTGTGCAGCATTCTCACCAGATAGAAATTTTAACATGCAATGGTAATAGTCATTCTCTTTAATAATTTTAAcattctctttaataatagtcaaaatggtaatagcgtgaatatagattatagaacaatagaaaagaatgtgaattatactagaaggattagatctttagaaataaaggaaacacttaaaagaatgaaagtgggtaaagcctatggacccgatgaaataccaattgaagtgtggaagtatttggggaGATATAggagtgacatggttaactaaattatttaataagattctaaactcaaagaaaatgcctgatgaatggaggaagagtattttagtatctatttttaaaaataagggagacatacagagttgctcaaactataggggaattaaattcatgagccatactatgaagttgtgggagagagttgtggagcattgactacgtcatgatacttctatctctctcaatcaatttggtttcatgcctggtcgttcaactatggaagcgatctttctcattagaagcttgatggagaaatatagagatgtgaagaaagatctacacatggtttttattgatttggagaaggcttatgatagtgtttcaagagctgtcttatggaatgtgttagaacaaaagagggtatctattaagtacatacaattattgaaagatatgtataaaggagcaactactattgtgcgcacagtgggaggggacacaagagatttcccgatctcaattagattacaccaagaatcagccataagcccttacctttttacattagttttagatgaactaacGAAACATGTACAAGAGAGTAttacttggtgcatgatgtttgcggatgatattgttctaatagatgagacacgagaaggagtcaatagaaagctagaattttagagaagtactctagagtcaaagggttttaagttaagtagaacgaagacagaatacatgcattgcaagttcagtgaaggccaaattggtgatagggaaggagttagtttgaatggagtggtactgtctcaaagtaatcactttaaatatctaggctcaatccttcaagtagatagggaatgtgaggaggatgttagtcacaggattaaagccgaatggttgaagtagagacataccacgggagttttatgtgatcgtaagattctcaataaattgaaaggaaaatattaccgtacagccatacgaccggcaatGTTATATGATAGttagtgttgggcactgaaagagtcgtatgcatctaagataagagttgcagagatgagaatattaaggtggatgagtggtcatactagactagataaagtccgtaacgagagtattagagaaaaggtaggagtggtgccaattgaagataagttgagagaagggagattgaggtggtttggtcatgtgaagcgtagacatacggaggctccacttagacaagtagagcacattaggttagaggatagaaagaaaaaaaggggtagacctaaattgacttggaggagagtagtacaacatgacatagaaaaattacatatttctgaggatttaacccaaaatcgttcagagtggagaaagcgaatccatatagccgaccctaaatttttgggataaaagcttagttaagttgagttgagtaaTGTATTCTATGCAAAGTCCTTTAAGCACAATAAAATGGTTCCATTAGCCAAGATGTATACAGCAAGCACCAACGGGATTCAGTCCAGTGCGAGGAAGTAAATGAATTAGGATAAACAAATTATAAAAAGTATCATATGCACTTAACTGGAACATGTTCTGATGTTTTTCAGAGAGAAATTGAGAGGTCTTCAGGTGGTTCAATCCAAATATTCTCAAAAGGATCTTGCTCTCCCCAGTCATGACACTGCTTGCGAGGATAGTATCTACAGTCATCCAGAGAGTATGATATGCAACGCTTTCCAAAGAAACGAACTTTAGAGAAGTAGATACTGTTTCTCATTATTCCAGGGAGATCGGTTCTTGAATGAGATGATAAGAAACTGGCAAACAGCGTCACACCATCAAGGGTCTTCATCTCTTTCCACATCATTTGTGACTGATTCAACTTAAATATAATTGGGTTTCCATTACAACATGTATAAATAACTAAGATGTCTCCATTATGCTCTGACATAAATTTTCCTTTCCACCAATTTTTAGCAAAGAAATTCTCAGGGCATTTAGGTGGAGGCACAACAAGAACATTCCAAGTCCGTTCCACCGGGTTGAAAACACCTAGCCAACCTGTGAGACTTAGACAGTAAAAAAGTCCACTGCAGAAAACAATCTTGTTCCAAATACTACTAACAAAAGGCAAGCGATTTTGGTAATTAACAGTAACCCATTCGGTTGCCCCAGGATGACAAGTGCTGATAGCTACAATTGTGGGACTGATGTGCTTAACTGTAAAAACAATGCAGCTGGTAGATGTTGGCGGAGCAGAGAAGGCAACTATCTGATAAGTCAATTCAAATCTTGGCAGTTTGATCACTTGCTTAGTAAATGGATTAAAGAAGAAAACACGGTGTGTTCTGGGTCTGAAAAGCAACAACCAACCATCTTTAGTGTAACAAACTCTTGACCCATACAACTCTGGTAACTCAAGGGAATAGGTCTTGCGCTGTGCTGGGTCATAGAGCTCATAAAAATTCCCACATCTTGGAAAATACATAAGCCAGGGTGATTGGTTCACCACTCTGACAGAAATGGCAGCTGTGTGCCATCTCTTGCATACAACAGAGGCATGAATGTTATCCTCTAGAGTTAAACGGCAGAAGATCAGTTCCAGAAGTTCTGTAGGAAGGTCAGACCAAGTTCGTAATTCCAACTTCTCTCGCTTACAATTGGTTGTCACCCTTACACTATCCATGGCCACCATAGCCAACCTACAGTTGATCAAAACCAATGACCATAAATGCCAAACCAACCAAAGAAAAGTAATTTTAGATGGGCTTAGGAACTGAACTCAAGATCATCCAAAAAGCCTAGGGTCGGTCTGAAAAAGGCGCAAAGCCACTTTACACAAAAGCACTTCTTTGAAACATTTATTGAATCTTACTTTTACAGCCAATTCAAATTTGTTTTTTCAACAGCAGGCAACCCATTACAtaacaataaaattaaaataaaataaaataaaataaaaatgaaacttTAATCTCAAGAGCTACAGAGAGAAAACTCTTTTTGGAAAATGCAacttttgaatcaatattgaatcCAGAACAAAGTATAGAATCAAAGTCAATAAAAACAATGATTGGAAAAATCTCAGACTCAGATACAAATATTCCTTGCACACGTATTAACTGCATGACAAGTGCATAACATAACCATATAAACTTGTCATTTGGATTTTCCATTCAAGCTCAGCATGCTTAAGGGGCAATTCACCACCATAAAGACCCTGTATGATAAAACCATGAACCCGTATCCATGCCAATAAAGTCAAACTAAGCAAATAAACCATGAAAACGAACAAACCCCAAAAAAAAGGTCGAGATATAAATTCATATAAAATCCTTATCGTTGCTTAACCTACATGTTAAATTCATATTCTTATTGCTAATACAGAATCAGTCAAATCAATAGCTCATAACCGCCGATGATAAAACTAATAACAAATGGGAGGAAAGCCCATCAAAGAGTTCAAATTTTGCCCCGAAGTTCAAAATTTCAAATTCATCCAAAGCATCATTTACATATCGCACCCACACAGTGAAACCCATTTAAGAACATCCATCAAAATGTCTCCTCTGGGTTCCAATTTCCCATAACTCAAGCTTCACTACCAACTAAAATCCCCAAAGTGCATTGCATCATAGTAAAACCCCAACGATAAAAATAGTCAAAACCCTTGAAATAATCaattcacaaaaccctaactgCAACAAAACTCAATTACAA comes from the Hevea brasiliensis isolate MT/VB/25A 57/8 chromosome 5, ASM3005281v1, whole genome shotgun sequence genome and includes:
- the LOC110640229 gene encoding F-box/kelch-repeat protein At1g57790 — its product is MAGRKRRKLNSLAMVAMDSVRVTTNCKREKLELRTWSDLPTELLELIFCRLTLEDNIHASVVCKRWHTAAISVRVVNQSPWLMYFPRCGNFYELYDPAQRKTYSLELPELYGSRVCYTKDGWLLLFRPRTHRVFFFNPFTKQVIKLPRFELTYQIVAFSAPPTSTSCIVFTVKHISPTIVAISTCHPGATEWVTVNYQNRLPFVSSIWNKIVFCSGLFYCLSLTGWLGVFNPVERTWNVLVVPPPKCPENFFAKNWWKGKFMSEHNGDILVIYTCCNGNPIIFKLNQSQMMWKEMKTLDGVTLFASFLSSHSRTDLPGIMRNSIYFSKVRFFGKRCISYSLDDCRYYPRKQCHDWGEQDPFENIWIEPPEDLSISL